In the genome of Trueperaceae bacterium, one region contains:
- a CDS encoding amidohydrolase: MSVTAHADAIFLGSVLTMDPSRPREGGVAVRGGRVLALGSPSELHELAGPETEVFELGGACLMPGFHDSHVHLTQHGLELSRLDLAPARTFDDALDLLRRHAADLGAGELLRATGMALNTWGLRTIGRGEADALEEAVGGRPALVASQDHHSAWASAALLARAGVGEGTPDPADGVVVRDEGGRPTGLLLEAARRLVADAVPAPGRDELRRALAAAGESLAARGVTTVHHMAAEPAGYFRELALAASDDAYPLRVWACVPQEQLEAAAEVGLATGQGGRNFQVGGAKFFADGALGSKTAWMLEPYAGTADVGMAVDGPEVLAERVPLAVRAGLAPVVHAIGDAAVRAVLDAFEASAAELEAAGLRPRLEHAQHVHPSDLPRFRRLGVVASVQPIHLTFDAGAIGTLLADRVERAYPLRSLARSGARLAFGSDTPVASPDVPTGLRAACRRLGLGGERLNPAEAVSPDEALLAYTAGAAYAIGWESRSGRLAVGYDADMVVLSHDPLVSLDGLAVVATVKGGVFTYGEL; encoded by the coding sequence GTGAGCGTGACGGCCCACGCCGACGCGATCTTCCTCGGCTCGGTGCTGACGATGGACCCCTCTCGCCCGCGCGAGGGGGGCGTGGCCGTGCGCGGCGGACGCGTCCTCGCGCTCGGCTCGCCGAGCGAGCTGCACGAGCTGGCCGGGCCGGAGACGGAGGTCTTCGAGCTGGGCGGAGCCTGCCTCATGCCCGGTTTCCACGACTCCCACGTCCACCTCACCCAGCACGGCCTCGAGCTCTCGCGCCTCGACCTCGCCCCCGCGCGCACGTTCGACGACGCCCTCGACCTGCTGAGGCGCCACGCGGCGGACCTCGGCGCGGGTGAGCTGCTGCGCGCGACCGGCATGGCGCTGAACACCTGGGGCCTGCGCACGATCGGCAGGGGCGAGGCCGACGCGCTCGAGGAGGCGGTGGGCGGCCGGCCGGCCCTCGTGGCGAGCCAGGACCACCACTCGGCCTGGGCCAGCGCCGCCCTGCTGGCGCGCGCCGGCGTGGGGGAGGGCACGCCGGACCCGGCCGACGGCGTGGTCGTGAGGGACGAGGGGGGCCGGCCGACGGGCCTGCTCCTCGAGGCCGCCAGGCGCCTCGTGGCCGACGCGGTCCCGGCGCCGGGACGCGACGAGCTGCGGCGGGCGCTGGCCGCCGCGGGCGAGTCGCTGGCCGCGCGCGGCGTCACGACCGTGCACCACATGGCCGCCGAGCCCGCCGGGTACTTCCGGGAGCTGGCGCTCGCCGCCAGCGACGACGCCTACCCGCTCAGGGTGTGGGCCTGCGTGCCGCAGGAGCAGCTCGAGGCCGCGGCCGAGGTCGGCCTCGCCACGGGCCAGGGTGGGCGCAACTTCCAGGTGGGCGGCGCGAAGTTCTTCGCCGACGGCGCCCTCGGGAGCAAGACCGCGTGGATGCTCGAGCCCTACGCCGGCACCGCCGACGTGGGCATGGCCGTCGACGGGCCCGAGGTCCTCGCCGAGAGGGTGCCGCTGGCGGTTCGCGCCGGGCTCGCGCCCGTCGTGCACGCGATCGGCGACGCCGCCGTGCGCGCGGTACTCGACGCCTTCGAGGCGTCCGCCGCGGAGCTGGAGGCGGCGGGCCTGCGCCCGCGCCTCGAGCACGCCCAGCACGTCCACCCGAGCGACCTGCCGCGCTTCCGGCGCCTCGGCGTGGTCGCCTCGGTGCAGCCGATCCACCTGACCTTCGACGCCGGGGCCATCGGGACGCTGCTGGCGGACCGCGTCGAGCGCGCCTACCCGCTGCGCTCCCTGGCGAGGTCCGGAGCGAGGCTGGCGTTCGGCTCGGACACCCCCGTGGCCTCGCCCGACGTGCCCACCGGCCTGCGCGCCGCCTGCCGCCGCCTCGGCCTGGGCGGCGAGAGGCTGAACCCGGCCGAGGCCGTCTCGCCCGACGAGGCGCTGCTGGCGTACACGGCCGGCGCCGCCTACGCGATCGGCTGGGAGAGCCGGTCGGGACGCCTCGCCGTGGGCTACGACGCCGACATGGTCGTGCTGTCGCACGACCCGCTCGTCAGCCTCGACGGCCTCGCTGTGGTCGCGACGGTCAAGGGCGGCGTGTTCACGTACGGCGAGCTGTAG
- a CDS encoding enoyl-CoA hydratase-related protein yields MAYEDLRLEREGPALRIVIDRPEVLNALTPRTLEELSAALTGEAADPAVRAVLLTGEGRGFCAGADLAATPVDEDIGALLELAYHPVVRAIVDLDKPVVAGVNGVAAGAGLSLAAACDLRVASSAALFALGFTAIGLVMDAGCSYHLPRLIGVGRTMDLALGNARLGAEEAKAIGLVERVLPAEGFAEAVWELVKGLAAGPTLSYALVKRQLRATLANDLEEQLALEAAAQARAASSRDAREGVAAFRAKRAPSFTGA; encoded by the coding sequence ATGGCCTACGAGGACCTGCGCCTGGAGCGCGAGGGGCCCGCGCTCCGCATCGTCATCGACCGCCCCGAGGTGCTCAACGCCCTCACGCCCCGCACGCTGGAGGAGCTCTCCGCCGCGCTCACCGGCGAGGCGGCGGACCCCGCGGTGCGCGCGGTCCTCCTCACCGGCGAGGGCCGCGGGTTCTGCGCCGGCGCCGACCTCGCCGCGACCCCCGTCGACGAGGACATCGGCGCGCTCCTCGAGCTCGCATACCACCCGGTCGTGCGCGCGATCGTCGACCTCGACAAGCCCGTCGTGGCGGGCGTGAACGGCGTGGCCGCGGGGGCGGGGCTCAGCCTCGCCGCCGCCTGCGACCTGCGCGTGGCCTCCAGCGCGGCGCTCTTCGCCCTCGGCTTCACGGCGATCGGGCTGGTCATGGACGCCGGCTGCAGCTACCACCTCCCGCGGCTGATCGGCGTGGGGCGGACGATGGACCTGGCGCTCGGCAACGCCCGCCTGGGCGCCGAGGAGGCCAAGGCGATCGGCCTCGTCGAGCGGGTCCTGCCGGCGGAGGGCTTCGCCGAGGCCGTCTGGGAGCTGGTGAAGGGCCTCGCCGCCGGCCCGACGCTGAGCTACGCGCTGGTGAAGCGGCAGCTCCGCGCCACGCTGGCCAACGACCTCGAGGAGCAGCTGGCCCTCGAGGCCGCCGCGCAGGCGCGCGCCGCCTCCAGCCGCGACGCCCGGGAGGGCGTGGCGGCGTTCCGCGCCAAGCGCGCGCCGTCGTTCACGGGGGCGTGA
- a CDS encoding RNHCP domain-containing protein gives MKRFVGQGANRPFTCAECGADVLPLVSGGYRNHCPYCLCSLHVDVNPGDRANDCGGVMEPVGAELTGKKGWVVVHRCRRCGEVRRNKAALEDPRQPDDVAALARVAAGAVPHRM, from the coding sequence GTGAAGCGCTTCGTCGGCCAGGGCGCGAACCGGCCCTTCACCTGCGCCGAGTGCGGCGCGGACGTCCTGCCCCTCGTCTCCGGCGGCTACCGCAACCACTGCCCCTACTGCCTCTGCTCGCTGCACGTCGACGTGAACCCCGGCGACCGCGCGAACGACTGCGGCGGCGTGATGGAGCCCGTGGGCGCCGAGCTGACCGGCAAGAAGGGCTGGGTGGTCGTGCACCGCTGCCGCCGCTGCGGCGAGGTGAGGCGCAACAAGGCCGCGCTCGAGGACCCGCGCCAACCGGACGACGTCGCCGCCCTCGCCAGGGTGGCCGCCGGAGCCGTCCCGCACCGGATGTAG
- a CDS encoding ATP-binding cassette domain-containing protein codes for MELIALRGVTLARPGAPDAPPLLAGVDLDLAEGARVGLVGRSGAGKSSLLALLSGRLPPASGRVVKAPGVRVALLAQAPPRSEAGTVWEVAAAGLDELRSLERAMRAAERDVAAGVPGAEDRLAALASEHERLGGYAAAARLREVLHALGFPAARHGEAAADLSAGERRRLALAAALAAPCDVLLLDEPTNHLDLPARAWLERHLAGRGGALVLVSHDRDLLTAATNRTAFLAGGRLRSYPDGYDRAARRAAADDASSERRARELRREARRLERVAAELARHGRRSRARERRADELARSADAAAVARVRVDGPRLPGAEARRRPRGTLLDAARLTVPGLLEGGRVRLAAGDSVALMGPNGSGKSTLLRLLAGEARSADPAARVEYAPALRLVRVGQEDGGLAAREPVLDQLARVLGADAARSRLAAAGLPHAAWSLPPERLSGGERARAGLALALALSPDVLLLDEPDNDLDLHAIEALEEALRELVAAGCALVLATHDRRLAASTCRRAWSVGGGRLAAYASVRAYLRGEAPVPPETFFASAGGEATEAASAAGEPGEPEAPPDPLAELESERAELLDRLSDPVGLSERDLARARARLLEVEGEVMRLLDARLPPPAPRYAFRERGMALVADAVPEADEPLWVVAPAEGGPTARIASGAAPAPDPASGDEPCAASGDEPPRTEGPTPPRPRLEVRLLGDVAHLALVAPDGACALPHVAAALLDAGTRLAFTVAGAARAQAWVEERVPDTLLARGDGGWRFLDLGGYLAAEGWTRGRGRSSRPRGARGRPERAVDAGPRLSPGGAGRKRRRPRRRSGT; via the coding sequence GTGGAGCTGATCGCGCTGCGCGGCGTGACGCTGGCCCGGCCCGGGGCGCCGGACGCGCCGCCGCTGCTGGCCGGGGTCGACCTGGACCTGGCGGAGGGCGCGCGCGTCGGCCTGGTGGGGCGCAGCGGCGCGGGCAAGAGCTCGCTCCTCGCCCTGCTGTCGGGCAGGCTGCCGCCCGCGTCCGGCCGCGTGGTGAAGGCGCCGGGGGTGCGCGTCGCCCTCCTCGCGCAGGCGCCGCCGCGGTCGGAGGCCGGCACGGTCTGGGAGGTCGCCGCGGCGGGGCTCGACGAGCTCAGGTCGCTCGAGCGGGCCATGCGCGCCGCCGAGCGCGACGTGGCCGCCGGCGTGCCGGGGGCGGAGGACCGCCTGGCGGCGCTCGCCTCCGAGCACGAGCGCCTCGGGGGCTACGCCGCCGCGGCGCGCCTGCGCGAGGTGCTCCACGCGCTGGGCTTCCCCGCGGCGAGACACGGCGAGGCCGCTGCCGACCTGTCGGCGGGCGAGCGCCGGCGGCTGGCGCTGGCGGCCGCGCTGGCCGCCCCCTGCGACGTCCTGCTCCTCGACGAGCCGACGAACCACCTCGACCTGCCGGCGCGCGCCTGGCTCGAGCGGCACCTCGCCGGCCGCGGCGGCGCCCTGGTGCTCGTGAGCCACGACAGGGACCTGCTGACGGCGGCCACGAACCGCACGGCGTTCCTCGCCGGCGGACGCCTGCGTTCGTACCCCGACGGGTACGACAGGGCCGCGCGCCGCGCCGCCGCCGACGACGCGTCGTCGGAACGCAGGGCGCGCGAGCTGCGTCGGGAGGCGCGTCGCCTCGAGCGGGTCGCCGCCGAGCTCGCGCGCCACGGGCGGCGCTCGCGCGCCCGGGAGCGTCGGGCCGACGAGCTGGCGCGCTCCGCCGACGCGGCCGCCGTCGCTCGGGTTCGCGTCGACGGCCCGCGCCTCCCGGGCGCCGAGGCGAGGAGACGGCCCCGCGGGACGCTGCTCGACGCCGCGCGGCTGACGGTGCCGGGCCTGCTCGAGGGCGGCAGGGTGCGGCTGGCGGCGGGCGACAGCGTCGCCCTGATGGGCCCGAACGGCAGCGGCAAGAGCACGCTCCTCCGCCTCCTGGCCGGCGAGGCCAGGTCGGCCGACCCCGCGGCACGCGTCGAGTACGCGCCGGCCCTGCGGCTCGTCCGCGTCGGTCAGGAGGACGGGGGGCTGGCGGCGCGCGAGCCCGTGCTCGACCAGCTGGCCCGCGTGCTGGGCGCGGACGCGGCGCGCTCGCGGCTCGCCGCCGCCGGCCTGCCCCACGCGGCCTGGTCCCTGCCGCCGGAGCGCCTCTCGGGCGGCGAGAGGGCCCGCGCCGGCCTCGCGCTGGCGCTGGCGCTGTCGCCCGACGTGCTGCTCCTCGACGAGCCGGACAACGACCTCGACCTGCACGCGATCGAGGCGCTGGAGGAGGCGCTGCGAGAGCTCGTCGCCGCGGGCTGCGCCCTCGTGCTGGCCACGCACGACAGGCGGCTGGCGGCCTCCACGTGCCGCCGCGCCTGGTCCGTTGGGGGCGGCAGGCTCGCCGCCTACGCGAGCGTCAGGGCCTACCTGCGCGGCGAGGCGCCGGTGCCGCCCGAGACGTTCTTCGCCTCGGCGGGCGGCGAGGCCACGGAAGCCGCTTCTGCCGCTGGCGAGCCAGGGGAACCAGAGGCGCCGCCCGACCCGCTCGCCGAGCTGGAGTCGGAGCGCGCGGAGCTGCTCGACAGGCTGTCCGACCCCGTGGGCCTCTCGGAGCGCGACCTCGCCCGCGCCCGCGCTCGCCTCCTCGAGGTCGAGGGCGAGGTCATGCGCCTCCTCGACGCGCGACTGCCGCCCCCGGCGCCGCGCTACGCCTTCAGGGAGCGGGGGATGGCCCTGGTCGCCGACGCCGTCCCCGAGGCCGACGAGCCGCTGTGGGTGGTGGCGCCGGCGGAGGGCGGGCCCACGGCGCGCATCGCGTCGGGCGCGGCGCCCGCGCCGGACCCCGCCTCGGGTGACGAGCCCTGTGCCGCGTCCGGCGACGAGCCGCCCCGTACCGAGGGTCCGACGCCTCCCCGCCCGCGCCTCGAGGTCAGGCTACTCGGCGACGTCGCGCACCTCGCGCTCGTCGCTCCCGACGGGGCGTGCGCGCTGCCGCACGTCGCCGCCGCGCTGCTCGACGCCGGCACGCGCCTGGCGTTCACGGTCGCGGGCGCGGCGCGGGCGCAGGCCTGGGTCGAGGAGCGCGTCCCCGACACCCTGCTGGCGCGCGGCGACGGCGGCTGGCGGTTCCTCGACCTGGGCGGCTACCTCGCGGCCGAGGGCTGGACGCGGGGGCGCGGCCGCTCGTCGCGACCGCGCGGCGCGCGCGGGAGACCCGAGCGGGCGGTCGACGCCGGACCGCGGCTGTCGCCCGGCGGCGCCGGGCGGAAGCGCCGGCGACCGCGGAGGAGGTCGGGGACATGA
- a CDS encoding DUF3810 family protein — protein MRPFSRWWTWALVGAALQLFPWPAPVADAVYLGVTLPAWSRVTSRVVGAVPLSVTAGLVLFGAAALLALLAWPGGARRAGRALGWCVAVLLLTFPFAFGLGYRTTPIAPVGEAAPPEAYAAAREAVLDRLAASAGPGRAALAAGAPDASALAACVSSTAAELRERPAPAVPDAVKRLPAGSLLALGFSGVVSPWLLEPHADAGSPPAAATAVALHELAHTAGFAREAEAEAVALLAGLGCDDPAAAYAAALRAAARLASRLPAPERAAYVASWPAGAADDLEAAAAAASRYRRAALADAAARAYDAYLVGQGTAGGIDDYDRSIDALVRLLGSRGPASSAGDGVARR, from the coding sequence ATGAGACCGTTCTCGCGCTGGTGGACCTGGGCCCTCGTGGGAGCGGCCCTGCAGCTCTTCCCCTGGCCGGCGCCGGTGGCGGACGCCGTCTACCTCGGCGTCACCCTGCCGGCGTGGTCGCGCGTGACGTCGCGGGTCGTGGGCGCGGTGCCGCTGTCGGTGACGGCGGGCTTGGTCCTCTTCGGCGCGGCCGCGCTGCTCGCGCTGCTGGCCTGGCCCGGCGGCGCCCGGAGGGCCGGGCGCGCGCTCGGCTGGTGCGTCGCCGTCCTGCTGCTGACGTTCCCGTTCGCGTTCGGCCTCGGCTACCGCACGACGCCGATCGCTCCCGTGGGCGAGGCGGCGCCCCCGGAGGCCTACGCCGCCGCCCGCGAGGCGGTCCTCGACCGGCTGGCGGCGTCGGCGGGTCCGGGACGAGCCGCGCTGGCCGCCGGCGCGCCGGACGCGTCGGCCCTCGCCGCCTGCGTGTCGTCCACGGCCGCGGAGCTGCGCGAACGTCCGGCGCCGGCCGTGCCCGACGCGGTGAAGCGGCTGCCGGCCGGCTCCCTGCTGGCCCTCGGCTTCTCGGGGGTCGTGTCGCCGTGGCTGCTCGAGCCCCACGCCGACGCCGGCTCCCCCCCTGCCGCCGCCACGGCGGTCGCCCTCCACGAGCTGGCCCACACGGCCGGCTTCGCCCGCGAGGCCGAGGCCGAGGCCGTGGCGCTGCTGGCGGGACTCGGCTGCGACGACCCGGCCGCCGCCTACGCGGCCGCCCTGCGCGCTGCCGCCCGCCTGGCGTCGCGCCTGCCCGCTCCCGAGCGCGCGGCCTACGTGGCCTCGTGGCCGGCCGGAGCGGCTGACGACCTGGAGGCCGCCGCGGCGGCCGCGTCGCGCTACCGCAGGGCCGCGCTGGCCGACGCGGCGGCGCGCGCCTACGACGCCTACCTCGTCGGCCAGGGCACCGCGGGCGGCATCGACGACTACGACAGGTCGATCGACGCGCTAGTCAGGCTCCTCGGCTCGCGCGGCCCGGCGTCCTCAGCCGGTGACGGCGTCGCCCGGCGCTGA
- a CDS encoding M3 family metallopeptidase, whose product MTVRRQAEADASSNPLLSRGHRVPFDRIEVAHYAPAVRSALAWAAAELEDLKRGPTEPTYDAVIGRLSRLVEWPVRVFGLVRHLNDTMNSPASRAAFNEVLPEYTAFVEGLTTDLELWGVVERYASSDDAARLDPLRARDLRKTVEEFRRAGADLPDEKRRRAEAVKVELAQLSTRFAENVLDATNAYELVVRDESRLAGLPEGVKRRAAADARAHGHAEGAYRFCLQAPSYVPFMKHAADRELRRELFGAYYSIASGGEHDNRPLLREILALRRELANLLGYADYADLVLEDRMVRTGARAYAFEEELAARTRPYFEVERRELERFAREELGLPELRPWDLSYVAERMRAARFDFDDEALRPYFPLSAVLDGLFRLVERLFGVGVEEAGDAPTWHPDVRAYDLHHEDGTYLGSLYADFFPRASKRAGAWMNPLITGGPSDGGGFEPHVGVIGANFTPPDGTGEPLLTHDEVTTVFHEFGHLLHHVMSRVPLRSRSGMAVAWDFIELPSQIMENWCWEKEALDLFARHHQTGEPIPDELFARLKASRTFLEATAQMRQLSFGTADLALHVRYDPASDEDPVAVAQRVMEPLAIGPDFTQARRMPAFTHVFAGGYAAGYYSYKWAEVLDADAFSRFQAEGIFNPDTGRDFARAVLEAGDSEDAEVLFRRFMGRDPDLSALIRRNLGPEPTGVSAPGDAVTG is encoded by the coding sequence ATGACAGTACGACGCCAAGCGGAGGCGGACGCCTCCTCGAACCCGCTGCTGAGCCGCGGACACCGCGTGCCCTTCGACCGCATCGAGGTCGCGCACTACGCGCCCGCGGTCCGCTCCGCCCTCGCCTGGGCCGCCGCGGAGCTCGAGGACCTCAAGCGCGGGCCCACGGAACCGACCTACGACGCCGTGATCGGACGCCTCTCGCGCCTCGTCGAGTGGCCGGTCCGCGTCTTCGGGCTCGTCAGGCACCTCAACGACACGATGAACTCGCCCGCGTCGCGCGCGGCCTTCAACGAGGTCCTGCCCGAGTACACGGCGTTCGTGGAGGGGCTGACGACGGACCTCGAGCTGTGGGGCGTGGTCGAGCGCTACGCGTCCTCGGACGACGCCGCGCGCCTCGACCCGCTGCGCGCGCGCGACCTGCGCAAGACCGTCGAGGAGTTCAGGCGCGCCGGCGCCGACCTGCCCGACGAGAAGCGCAGGCGCGCCGAGGCCGTGAAGGTCGAGCTGGCGCAGCTCAGCACGCGCTTCGCCGAGAACGTCCTCGACGCCACGAACGCCTACGAGCTGGTCGTGCGCGACGAGTCGCGGCTGGCCGGGCTGCCCGAGGGCGTGAAGCGCCGCGCCGCCGCCGACGCTCGGGCCCACGGCCACGCCGAGGGCGCCTACCGCTTCTGCCTGCAGGCGCCCTCCTACGTGCCCTTCATGAAGCACGCCGCGGACCGCGAGCTGCGGCGCGAGCTCTTCGGGGCCTACTACTCGATCGCGTCCGGCGGCGAGCACGACAACAGGCCGCTGCTGAGGGAGATCCTCGCCCTGCGCCGCGAGCTGGCGAACCTCCTCGGCTACGCCGACTACGCCGACCTGGTGCTCGAGGACCGCATGGTCAGGACCGGCGCCAGGGCCTACGCCTTCGAGGAGGAGCTGGCGGCGCGCACGCGGCCCTACTTCGAGGTCGAGCGGCGGGAGCTCGAGCGCTTCGCACGCGAGGAGCTCGGCCTGCCCGAGCTGCGTCCGTGGGACCTCAGCTACGTCGCCGAGCGCATGCGGGCGGCCAGGTTCGATTTCGACGACGAGGCGCTCAGGCCCTACTTCCCCTTGAGCGCCGTGCTGGACGGGCTGTTCCGGCTGGTGGAACGCCTCTTCGGCGTCGGGGTGGAGGAGGCCGGGGACGCCCCCACCTGGCACCCGGACGTGCGCGCCTACGACCTGCACCACGAGGACGGCACCTACCTCGGGTCCCTCTACGCCGACTTCTTCCCCCGCGCCTCGAAGCGCGCCGGCGCCTGGATGAACCCGCTGATCACCGGCGGGCCCTCGGACGGGGGCGGGTTCGAGCCCCACGTCGGCGTGATCGGCGCGAACTTCACGCCGCCCGACGGGACGGGCGAGCCGCTCCTCACCCACGACGAGGTCACGACCGTCTTCCACGAGTTCGGCCACCTGCTGCACCACGTCATGTCGCGCGTGCCCCTCAGGTCGCGCAGCGGCATGGCCGTGGCCTGGGACTTCATCGAGCTGCCGAGCCAGATCATGGAGAACTGGTGCTGGGAGAAGGAGGCGCTAGACCTCTTCGCACGGCACCACCAGACCGGCGAGCCGATCCCGGACGAGCTGTTCGCGCGGCTCAAGGCCAGCCGCACGTTCCTCGAGGCAACGGCGCAGATGCGCCAGCTCTCGTTCGGCACCGCCGACCTGGCCCTGCACGTCAGGTACGACCCCGCCTCGGACGAGGACCCCGTGGCCGTGGCGCAGCGCGTGATGGAGCCCCTCGCCATCGGTCCCGACTTCACGCAGGCCCGTCGCATGCCGGCGTTCACGCACGTGTTCGCGGGCGGCTACGCGGCCGGCTACTACTCCTACAAGTGGGCCGAGGTCCTCGACGCCGACGCCTTCAGCCGCTTCCAGGCCGAGGGGATCTTCAACCCCGACACCGGCCGCGACTTCGCCCGCGCCGTCCTCGAGGCGGGGGACAGCGAGGACGCCGAGGTGCTGTTCAGGCGCTTCATGGGGCGCGACCCCGACCTCTCCGCCCTGATCAGGCGCAACCTCGGGCCGGAGCCGACGGGGGTGTCAGCGCCGGGCGACGCCGTCACCGGCTGA
- a CDS encoding EAL domain-containing protein — protein MHPVGDDRSEHAALEGMAVVGDDLQAAARRLFDGESFVVSDVRQVGNPIVHASPEFEALTRYAAPDLLGRDVGFLMRDDTDQPAAAAARAAALGGRASSAVVRAYRADGGLFYAEQRLYPIKDAAGAVAFVVTLVSDVTDRVHAAAAQEVARELNATLEGDGRFFHYALLVRDDGTVEVPWASDSFGIVTGYEVGDLVASGFARFVHEEDRARFAERLAALRRQERRIDQYRLVTSGGAVVWVEDFAVRRWRSEEAGITAVYGVAQDVTRAKRGASEMWRLAHVDPLTGLPNHYLLEDRVQQGQLQARRNEQYLALAILDLDHFRFINQTFSRRRGDRLLLELSRRLKRTLRRTDTLARWGGDSFALLLSDLPHPFAVLPALRKALAAVEEPFLDGSLSLRLAASMGVDVYPDPGVPHAAEGRARSASAMIERATEALRRAKETRRGSYRFAGDEVDLLMSDRVRTEAELREALAADQLVLHYQPRIDLATGSIDSVEALVRWLHPERGLVKPADFLPLVEEVQLGQALFEWVLERACRQAKRWQDERVPRRVAVNISPQALERHDLAATVKAALQRHDLHPALLEIEVSERTALATLEANVERLGGLREMGVRVALDDFGVAQASLQHLRELPLDGLKIDRSFVAKLGDQAPGEDVDLLRAIIGIGKSLRLRVTAEGVETRAQNALLRSLRCDEGQGYLFSQPVPAEYVPVVA, from the coding sequence ATGCACCCCGTGGGGGACGACCGCAGCGAGCACGCCGCCCTGGAGGGCATGGCGGTGGTGGGAGACGACCTGCAGGCGGCGGCCAGGAGGCTCTTCGACGGCGAGAGCTTCGTCGTCTCCGACGTACGGCAGGTGGGCAACCCGATTGTCCACGCGAGCCCCGAGTTCGAGGCGCTCACGCGCTACGCCGCACCCGACCTGCTGGGCAGGGACGTCGGCTTCCTGATGCGCGACGACACCGACCAGCCCGCCGCCGCCGCGGCGAGGGCCGCCGCGCTCGGGGGCAGGGCGTCCTCGGCCGTCGTGCGCGCCTACCGCGCCGACGGCGGCCTGTTCTACGCCGAGCAGCGCCTCTACCCGATCAAGGACGCCGCCGGAGCCGTGGCCTTCGTCGTCACGCTCGTCAGCGACGTCACCGACAGGGTCCACGCCGCCGCCGCGCAGGAGGTGGCGCGCGAGCTGAACGCCACGCTCGAGGGCGACGGGCGCTTCTTCCACTACGCGCTGCTGGTGCGCGACGACGGCACGGTCGAGGTCCCGTGGGCGTCTGACAGCTTCGGCATCGTCACCGGCTACGAGGTCGGCGACCTCGTCGCCTCCGGCTTCGCGCGCTTCGTCCACGAGGAGGACAGGGCCCGCTTCGCCGAGCGCCTCGCGGCGTTGAGGCGGCAGGAGCGGCGCATCGACCAGTACCGCCTGGTCACGAGCGGCGGCGCCGTCGTGTGGGTCGAGGACTTCGCCGTGAGGCGGTGGCGCAGCGAGGAGGCGGGCATCACCGCCGTCTACGGCGTGGCCCAGGACGTCACGCGGGCCAAGCGGGGCGCGTCGGAGATGTGGCGCCTGGCCCACGTCGACCCGCTGACCGGCCTGCCGAACCACTACCTCCTCGAGGACAGGGTCCAGCAGGGGCAGCTACAGGCGCGGCGCAACGAACAGTACCTGGCGCTGGCGATCCTCGACCTCGACCACTTCCGCTTCATCAACCAGACGTTCAGCCGGCGCCGCGGCGACCGCCTGCTGCTCGAGCTGTCGCGCCGGCTCAAGCGCACCCTGCGCCGGACCGACACCCTGGCGCGCTGGGGCGGCGACAGCTTCGCGCTGCTCCTCTCCGACCTGCCGCACCCCTTCGCCGTGCTGCCGGCGCTGCGGAAGGCCTTGGCGGCGGTAGAGGAGCCCTTCCTCGACGGCTCGCTGAGCCTGCGCCTGGCCGCCAGCATGGGCGTCGACGTCTACCCCGACCCCGGCGTCCCGCACGCGGCCGAGGGCCGTGCCCGCTCGGCGTCGGCGATGATCGAGAGGGCGACGGAGGCCCTGCGGCGGGCCAAGGAGACGCGGCGCGGCTCGTACCGGTTCGCGGGCGACGAGGTCGACCTGCTCATGTCCGACAGGGTGCGGACCGAGGCCGAGCTGAGGGAGGCTCTGGCCGCCGACCAGCTCGTCCTGCACTACCAGCCGCGCATCGACCTCGCGACGGGCTCCATCGACAGCGTCGAGGCGCTGGTGCGCTGGCTCCACCCCGAGCGCGGGCTCGTCAAGCCGGCCGACTTCCTGCCGCTCGTCGAGGAGGTCCAGCTCGGCCAGGCGCTCTTCGAGTGGGTGCTCGAGCGCGCCTGCCGCCAGGCCAAGCGCTGGCAGGACGAGCGCGTGCCGCGCCGCGTGGCCGTGAACATCAGCCCGCAGGCGCTGGAGCGGCACGACCTGGCCGCCACCGTCAAGGCGGCGCTGCAGAGGCACGACCTGCACCCGGCGCTGCTCGAGATCGAGGTCAGCGAGAGGACGGCGCTGGCGACGCTCGAGGCGAACGTCGAGCGCCTCGGCGGGTTGCGGGAGATGGGCGTGCGCGTGGCACTCGACGACTTCGGGGTGGCCCAGGCGTCGCTGCAGCACCTCCGTGAGCTGCCCCTCGACGGCCTGAAGATCGACCGTAGCTTCGTCGCCAAGCTCGGCGACCAGGCGCCGGGCGAGGACGTCGACCTGCTCCGCGCGATCATCGGCATCGGCAAGAGCCTGAGGCTGCGCGTCACGGCCGAGGGCGTGGAGACGCGCGCGCAGAACGCCCTGCTGCGCAGCCTGCGCTGCGACGAGGGCCAGGGCTACCTGTTCAGCCAGCCCGTCCCGGCCGAGTACGTGCCCGTCGTCGCCTGA